The proteins below come from a single Malus domestica chromosome 03, GDT2T_hap1 genomic window:
- the LOC114823925 gene encoding uncharacterized protein isoform X3 has translation MAQASSSPRSSAYLDALTQEIEKKLQRALASPSQRRNLLQELFADIALEIDERAKEMILSREENAISPAEDGIEGQLCFYDVLTDHYVRVPESGKRILDLIVQLWSQSFASHIFALLFHKWLFEVQLDNSEVLLRYSSALVEGATNVFWIDTQSNARRFQSLFRYLLEDVALEPKRLNKIPVQVQRDLFLLLSRFIFFYNSVDKLDSFLRAFPLFPNAFLVGSSADFFVIELADQLQKLKVEPVLLHYLSHIKLLQGMELRMATSTRLKACLYSFTSPGGPMYPTRAVRHAAWDALDLLFPPPTKAGRNNF, from the exons ATGGCGCAAGCTTCTTCCTCGCCTCGAAGCTCTGCATATCTCGACGCGCTGACGCAAGAGATCGAGAAGAAGCTCCAGCGG GCGCTGGCTTCTCCGTCGCAGCGGCGGAATTTGTTGCAGGAGTTGTTTGCTGACATTGCTTTGGAGATCGATGAGCGAGCCAAAG AAATGATTCTCAGCAGGGAAGAGAATGCAATTTCTCCTGCTGAAGATGGCATCGAAGGACAGCTATGCTTTTATGATGTGCTCACTGATCATTATGTTCGGGTGCCTGAGAGTGGAAAACGCATCCTTGATTTGATTGTCCAACTATGGAGCCAGTCATTCGCATCTCATATTTTTGCCTTGTTGTTCCACAAATGG CTGTTTGAAGTCCAACTTGACAACTCTGAAGTACTTCTTCGTTACTCATCTGCTCTTGTTGAAGGTGCAACAAATGTTTTCTG GATTGATACACAATCAAATGCAAGGAGATTCCAATCCCTCTTTCGT TATCTGCTTGAGGATGTTGCTTTGGAGCCCAAACGGTTAAATAAAATTCCTGTACAG GTCCAGCGAGATCTATTTCTTTTACTCTCgaggtttatatttttttataactcAG TTGACAAGCTCGACAGCTTCTTAAGGGCATTTCCTCTTTTTCCCAACGCTTTTCTGGTTGGTAGTTCAGCGGACTTCTTTGTTATTGAACTTGCAGATCAG CTTCAAAAACTGAAGGTGGAACCAGTATTGCTGCATTACCTTTCGCATATAAAACTTCTCCAGG GAATGGAGCTGAGAATGGCCACAAGTACGAGGTTAAAGGCGTGTTTGTATAGCTTCACTTCTCCTGGAGGTCCAATGTACCCCACAAGAGCTGTTCGTCATGCGGCATGGGATGCATTAGATTTGCTTTTTCCC CCCCCAACCAAAGCAGGAAGAAACAACTTCTAA
- the LOC114823924 gene encoding histone H4-like, with translation MTGRGKGGKGLGKGGAKRHRKVLRDNIQGITKPAIRRLARRGGVKRISGLIYEETRGVLKIFLENVIRDAVTYTEHARRKTVTAMDVVYALKRQGRTLYGFGG, from the coding sequence ATGACAGGCCGTGGAAAGGGAGGCAAGGGCTTGGGCAAGGGAGGAGCGAAACGACATCGTAAGGTGCTGAGGGACAACATCCAGGGCATCACCAAGCCTGCGATTCGCCGTCTTGCTCGCAGAGGTGGCGTGAAGCGTATCAGCGGTCTGATCTACGAGGAGACCAGAGGGGTTCTCAAGATCTTTTTGGAGAACGTGATTCGTGATGCCGTGACCTACACCGAGCACGCCAGGAGGAAGACCGTGACCGCCATGGACGTGGTGTATGCTCTGAAGAGGCAGGGAAGGACCCTCTACGGTTTCGGGGGTTAA
- the LOC114823925 gene encoding uncharacterized protein isoform X1: MAQASSSPRSSAYLDALTQEIEKKLQRALASPSQRRNLLQELFADIALEIDERAKEMILSREENAISPAEDGIEGQLCFYDVLTDHYVRVPESGKRILDLIVQLWSQSFASHIFALLFHKWLFEVQLDNSEVLLRYSSALVEGATNVFWIDTQSNARRFQSLFRYLLEDVALEPKRLNKIPVQVQRDLFLLLSRFIFFYNSVDKLDSFLRAFPLFPNAFLVGSSADFFVIELADQLQKLKVEPVLLHYLSHIKLLQGMELRMATSTRLKACLYSFTSPGGPMYPTRAVRHAAWDALDLLFPVGRYPRHLISLFFRLLYPWYWPACWNFVMDCVKAVLYSLLGLIFSSLEKLRRPKF; this comes from the exons ATGGCGCAAGCTTCTTCCTCGCCTCGAAGCTCTGCATATCTCGACGCGCTGACGCAAGAGATCGAGAAGAAGCTCCAGCGG GCGCTGGCTTCTCCGTCGCAGCGGCGGAATTTGTTGCAGGAGTTGTTTGCTGACATTGCTTTGGAGATCGATGAGCGAGCCAAAG AAATGATTCTCAGCAGGGAAGAGAATGCAATTTCTCCTGCTGAAGATGGCATCGAAGGACAGCTATGCTTTTATGATGTGCTCACTGATCATTATGTTCGGGTGCCTGAGAGTGGAAAACGCATCCTTGATTTGATTGTCCAACTATGGAGCCAGTCATTCGCATCTCATATTTTTGCCTTGTTGTTCCACAAATGG CTGTTTGAAGTCCAACTTGACAACTCTGAAGTACTTCTTCGTTACTCATCTGCTCTTGTTGAAGGTGCAACAAATGTTTTCTG GATTGATACACAATCAAATGCAAGGAGATTCCAATCCCTCTTTCGT TATCTGCTTGAGGATGTTGCTTTGGAGCCCAAACGGTTAAATAAAATTCCTGTACAG GTCCAGCGAGATCTATTTCTTTTACTCTCgaggtttatatttttttataactcAG TTGACAAGCTCGACAGCTTCTTAAGGGCATTTCCTCTTTTTCCCAACGCTTTTCTGGTTGGTAGTTCAGCGGACTTCTTTGTTATTGAACTTGCAGATCAG CTTCAAAAACTGAAGGTGGAACCAGTATTGCTGCATTACCTTTCGCATATAAAACTTCTCCAGG GAATGGAGCTGAGAATGGCCACAAGTACGAGGTTAAAGGCGTGTTTGTATAGCTTCACTTCTCCTGGAGGTCCAATGTACCCCACAAGAGCTGTTCGTCATGCGGCATGGGATGCATTAGATTTGCTTTTTCCC GTTGGCAGATACCCTCGACATCTTATAAGCTTGTTCTTCCGATTGCTATATCCATGGTACTGGCCCGCTTGTTGGAATTTCGTAATGGATTGCGTGAAGGCAGTATTGTACTCTCTGTTGGGATTAATCTTTTCAAGTTTGGAGAAGCTGAGAAGGCCAAAGTTTTAG
- the LOC114823925 gene encoding uncharacterized protein isoform X2 yields MAQASSSPRSSAYLDALTQEIEKKLQRALASPSQRRNLLQELFADIALEIDERAKEMILSREENAISPAEDGIEGQLCFYDVLTDHYVRVPESGKRILDLIVQLWSQSFASHIFALLFHKWLFEVQLDNSEVLLRYSSALVEGATNVFWIDTQSNARRFQSLFRYLLEDVALEPKRLNKIPVQVQRDLFLLLSRFIFFYNSVDKLDSFLRAFPLFPNAFLVGSSADFFVIELADQLQKLKVEPVLLHYLSHIKLLQGMELRMATSTRLKACLYSFTSPGGPMYPTRAVRHAAWDALDLLFPNILNRTLHDAFRSHPRCSWVVASDGLYIIT; encoded by the exons ATGGCGCAAGCTTCTTCCTCGCCTCGAAGCTCTGCATATCTCGACGCGCTGACGCAAGAGATCGAGAAGAAGCTCCAGCGG GCGCTGGCTTCTCCGTCGCAGCGGCGGAATTTGTTGCAGGAGTTGTTTGCTGACATTGCTTTGGAGATCGATGAGCGAGCCAAAG AAATGATTCTCAGCAGGGAAGAGAATGCAATTTCTCCTGCTGAAGATGGCATCGAAGGACAGCTATGCTTTTATGATGTGCTCACTGATCATTATGTTCGGGTGCCTGAGAGTGGAAAACGCATCCTTGATTTGATTGTCCAACTATGGAGCCAGTCATTCGCATCTCATATTTTTGCCTTGTTGTTCCACAAATGG CTGTTTGAAGTCCAACTTGACAACTCTGAAGTACTTCTTCGTTACTCATCTGCTCTTGTTGAAGGTGCAACAAATGTTTTCTG GATTGATACACAATCAAATGCAAGGAGATTCCAATCCCTCTTTCGT TATCTGCTTGAGGATGTTGCTTTGGAGCCCAAACGGTTAAATAAAATTCCTGTACAG GTCCAGCGAGATCTATTTCTTTTACTCTCgaggtttatatttttttataactcAG TTGACAAGCTCGACAGCTTCTTAAGGGCATTTCCTCTTTTTCCCAACGCTTTTCTGGTTGGTAGTTCAGCGGACTTCTTTGTTATTGAACTTGCAGATCAG CTTCAAAAACTGAAGGTGGAACCAGTATTGCTGCATTACCTTTCGCATATAAAACTTCTCCAGG GAATGGAGCTGAGAATGGCCACAAGTACGAGGTTAAAGGCGTGTTTGTATAGCTTCACTTCTCCTGGAGGTCCAATGTACCCCACAAGAGCTGTTCGTCATGCGGCATGGGATGCATTAGATTTGCTTTTTCCC AATATTCTTAATAGGACCTTACATGATGCTTTTAGAAGTCATCCTCGGTGTTCGTGGGTCGTGGCTTCAGATGGATTATACATAATTACGTAA